Proteins from a genomic interval of Rubinisphaera italica:
- a CDS encoding outer membrane beta-barrel protein: MMLMTPKSWKVLSAFLIAAGMSFGTTSSAQAGDCCYDSCCEPDCVFDSAGDRLCGRLKSMCGLWSCGDSCVDDCCIDDCIDDSCCIDDGCTGCCEEESPWTFGGWTQLGYHTKNNSLFNNDQDRFNSHQNWLYVEKTADGSCGWDWGGRFDIMYGTDANDTQAFGNASSRWDFNNGQNNPNGYGWALPQAYLEVANGDWSIIAGHFYTLLGYEVVTAPDNFFYSHAFTMYNSEAFTHTGVLATHAASDNVTNYYGWTLGWDTGFDQNAGGSSFLGGSSIALNDSTSLTYITTFGDLGANGTGYTHSLVLDKTFGCEGEWNYVAQSDYVDATAYDPYGIAGTATEAYGLNQYLIYNMSDKIGVGSRFEWWRTAGEDTYSLTMGTNIRPTDNIVIRPEVRYYFGEPAAAAAINAASGSNTFDSFIFGVDAILTF; the protein is encoded by the coding sequence ATGATGTTAATGACCCCCAAGAGCTGGAAGGTTCTAAGCGCCTTCCTCATCGCAGCTGGAATGTCTTTTGGCACAACCAGCTCAGCACAAGCAGGCGACTGCTGTTATGATTCTTGCTGTGAACCAGACTGTGTCTTCGACTCAGCTGGCGATCGTCTTTGCGGACGATTGAAATCTATGTGTGGTTTGTGGAGCTGCGGCGACAGCTGCGTTGATGATTGCTGCATCGATGATTGCATCGACGACAGCTGCTGCATCGACGATGGTTGCACAGGCTGCTGTGAAGAAGAGAGTCCATGGACTTTCGGTGGCTGGACTCAGCTCGGCTACCATACGAAGAACAACTCGTTGTTCAACAATGATCAGGATCGCTTCAATTCACACCAGAACTGGCTGTATGTTGAGAAAACAGCAGACGGTTCTTGCGGTTGGGACTGGGGTGGACGCTTCGATATCATGTATGGTACCGACGCTAACGACACTCAGGCCTTCGGTAATGCTAGCAGCCGTTGGGACTTCAACAATGGCCAAAACAATCCGAATGGTTACGGTTGGGCTTTGCCACAGGCATACCTCGAAGTTGCTAATGGCGACTGGTCGATTATCGCTGGTCACTTCTACACCCTTCTGGGATACGAAGTTGTGACTGCTCCCGATAACTTCTTCTACAGCCATGCTTTCACGATGTACAACTCTGAAGCGTTTACTCACACTGGTGTTCTGGCAACACACGCTGCCAGCGACAATGTGACAAACTACTACGGTTGGACACTCGGCTGGGATACTGGTTTCGATCAGAATGCTGGCGGAAGCAGCTTCCTGGGTGGATCTAGCATCGCTCTGAATGACAGCACTTCTTTGACCTACATCACCACTTTCGGTGACCTGGGTGCAAACGGTACTGGCTACACTCACAGCTTGGTTCTGGACAAAACCTTCGGTTGCGAAGGCGAGTGGAACTATGTTGCTCAGTCTGACTACGTCGACGCAACTGCTTACGATCCATACGGTATCGCAGGAACTGCAACTGAAGCTTACGGCTTGAATCAGTACCTGATCTACAACATGTCCGACAAAATCGGTGTTGGTTCACGATTTGAATGGTGGCGTACTGCTGGCGAAGATACATACTCACTCACAATGGGTACTAATATCAGACCAACAGACAACATCGTCATTCGTCCTGAAGTTCGTTACTACTTCGGCGAACCAGCTGCAGCAGCTGCGATCAACGCAGCTTCTGGAAGCAACA
- a CDS encoding NUDIX hydrolase, giving the protein MVSYHPPKHFEKKIPAGDDRTRLVCNQCEWVHYENPKIIVGLVPIYEGKILLCNRAIEPRQGYWTIPAGFMELKETAEAGAKREAWEEACVQVEINALLGVYSIPRAGQVHLIYRAVMDKPEFAAGPESHDVRLFAWEDIPWDNLAFLSNHWALQHYYQSREWDHFAPFGVPDEDVDEVSGRTT; this is encoded by the coding sequence ATGGTTTCCTATCATCCTCCCAAGCATTTTGAAAAGAAGATTCCCGCTGGGGATGATCGCACCCGGCTAGTCTGTAATCAGTGCGAATGGGTGCATTATGAGAATCCGAAAATCATTGTCGGACTGGTTCCGATTTATGAGGGCAAAATTCTGCTTTGCAATCGGGCGATCGAGCCTCGACAAGGTTATTGGACGATTCCTGCGGGTTTTATGGAGTTAAAAGAAACCGCGGAAGCAGGGGCGAAGCGGGAAGCCTGGGAAGAAGCATGCGTGCAGGTGGAGATCAATGCGTTACTGGGTGTCTATTCGATTCCCCGCGCTGGCCAGGTGCATTTGATTTATCGAGCGGTCATGGACAAACCCGAATTCGCAGCAGGCCCGGAAAGCCATGATGTGCGGTTGTTCGCCTGGGAAGACATTCCCTGGGATAACTTGGCGTTTCTGTCGAATCACTGGGCGCTCCAACATTATTATCAGTCCCGAGAGTGGGATCATTTTGCTCCCTTTGGTGTGCCGGATGAAGATGTGGACGAGGTTTCCGGGCGTACCACATGA
- a CDS encoding DUF3467 domain-containing protein, whose product MTDSHPENENDNESSQPMHAEFRHQAVTARVSEDAALGVFSNAAIILSGNYEFVIDFILRMGKPDRVMARLILPVPVVGQFANTLRESLQNYETQFGALPEIPITKNLPSTPTGSPEQAAPGGFVGSIGPEGAVHSNATEGGASNRKAPPIEEIYDDLKLDDHLFGGTYANAVLIRHSPTEFCFDFVANIFPRSTVNARVFMAIPQVKPLLNSLSHSFDQFRKRQTPPPNKED is encoded by the coding sequence ATGACCGACTCTCATCCCGAGAATGAAAATGATAACGAATCGTCTCAGCCGATGCATGCCGAGTTTCGTCATCAGGCCGTGACGGCTCGTGTGAGCGAAGATGCGGCTTTGGGTGTGTTTTCGAATGCGGCAATCATCCTGAGTGGCAATTATGAATTTGTCATCGACTTCATCCTGCGGATGGGCAAGCCTGATCGCGTGATGGCTCGATTGATTTTGCCCGTTCCGGTCGTTGGCCAGTTTGCGAATACTTTGCGGGAAAGCCTGCAGAATTACGAAACGCAGTTCGGTGCACTGCCGGAAATTCCCATAACTAAAAATCTTCCGAGTACTCCCACGGGTTCTCCTGAACAAGCGGCTCCTGGCGGATTTGTCGGCTCGATTGGCCCTGAGGGAGCGGTGCACTCGAATGCGACGGAAGGGGGAGCGAGCAATCGGAAGGCTCCCCCCATCGAAGAGATTTATGACGATTTGAAACTGGACGATCATCTATTCGGAGGGACTTATGCGAATGCCGTATTGATTCGTCATTCGCCGACAGAGTTCTGTTTCGATTTTGTGGCCAATATTTTTCCGCGGTCCACCGTCAATGCCCGCGTCTTCATGGCAATTCCACAAGTCAAGCCGCTGTTGAATTCGCTTTCGCATTCGTTTGATCAATTTCGAAAACGGCAAACGCCACCGCCCAATAAAGAGGATTAA
- a CDS encoding helicase HerA domain-containing protein: MTLPNYEKLGVFYLGREFDLAADKLTDDIVLYDSKDLTTHAVCVGMTGSGKTGLCLSLLEEAAIDNIPVIAIDPKGDLGNLLLTFPGMTGEEFEPWVDAGEARRKGQTTAEFAKATAKKWKEGLAEWDQQPERVAMFRDSCDLAIYTPGSDAGLPISVVQSFAAPNEKILNDGDAFRDRVMSAVSSLLALLQIDADPISSREHILLSNILTVAWQQGRNMTIPEIIREIQQPPFQKVGFMDLDTFFPEKDRFGFAVKVNNLLASPGFASWMQGEPLNIERMLVTKSGKPRISIMSIAHLSDSERMFFVTILLNELLSWMRSQPGTTSLRAILYMDEVFGYFPPTANPPSKLPMLTMLKQARAYGVGIVLATQNPVDLDYKGLSNTGTWFLGRLQTERDKARVLDGLESVAGSTGTSFDRGEMGQILSGLGSRKFLLHNVHEDHPVVFQTRWALSYLRGPLTRQQISELMSERKAALPSPSKKSPASTHPAISTSVESMSVSLAPSISDSITQRYLAVAKPLPPHAKLIYQPGLLGMAKVHYVDSKADVDLWKEAALIVPEYFENTIDVWDECDIHWSPDLEFDSSADSVALYPEISQDLTKYNNFRSWRKQLRDYIYRDVTLPLWTSEDKKVYSTPKESESGFRLRVAQELRDLNDLEIEKLKAKYKSKFQTARDRVIRAEERVKKEEAQYKEQSYLSFVSIGQSILGALLGRKIASRTNVSKGATAMRSAGRVVKEKGEIETAKQKMEQEQEKLHQLEEEFDAEVDQLEKRINPEQLKLKSYPVRPRKSDINVADVALLWMPYARNETGSLEPLFSFATS; the protein is encoded by the coding sequence ATGACCTTACCGAATTATGAAAAGCTGGGTGTCTTTTATCTGGGTCGGGAATTTGATCTCGCTGCCGACAAGCTGACCGATGATATCGTGCTCTACGACAGTAAAGATCTAACGACCCATGCCGTCTGTGTCGGGATGACCGGAAGTGGAAAAACCGGGCTCTGTCTCTCGTTACTCGAAGAGGCTGCGATTGATAACATTCCCGTCATCGCGATCGACCCCAAAGGTGACCTCGGAAACCTGTTGCTCACATTCCCAGGTATGACGGGAGAAGAATTTGAACCGTGGGTCGATGCAGGCGAAGCTCGCCGTAAAGGCCAAACAACCGCCGAGTTTGCCAAAGCGACTGCCAAAAAATGGAAAGAGGGACTGGCCGAGTGGGATCAGCAGCCCGAACGCGTCGCCATGTTTCGGGACTCGTGCGATCTGGCGATCTACACTCCGGGAAGCGATGCCGGCTTGCCGATTTCAGTCGTCCAATCTTTCGCCGCCCCCAATGAAAAAATCCTCAACGATGGTGATGCGTTCCGCGATCGAGTGATGTCAGCCGTATCGAGCCTGCTCGCATTGTTACAAATCGATGCCGACCCCATCAGCTCCCGCGAACATATTCTTCTCTCGAACATTCTGACCGTCGCCTGGCAGCAGGGCCGGAACATGACGATTCCGGAAATTATTCGCGAGATTCAGCAGCCGCCTTTCCAGAAAGTCGGCTTCATGGATCTCGACACCTTCTTTCCGGAAAAAGACCGCTTCGGCTTTGCCGTCAAAGTCAACAACCTGCTCGCTTCCCCCGGCTTTGCCAGCTGGATGCAGGGAGAACCACTCAACATCGAACGGATGCTGGTCACGAAATCGGGCAAGCCACGAATTTCGATCATGTCGATTGCCCATCTGTCCGATTCCGAACGAATGTTTTTCGTTACGATTCTGCTCAATGAGTTACTCTCGTGGATGCGAAGTCAGCCGGGCACAACATCGTTGCGAGCGATTCTCTACATGGACGAAGTCTTCGGCTACTTCCCGCCGACCGCCAATCCTCCCAGCAAATTGCCGATGCTGACGATGCTCAAACAGGCCCGCGCTTACGGTGTCGGTATCGTGCTCGCCACTCAAAACCCGGTCGATCTCGATTATAAAGGTCTCTCCAACACAGGCACCTGGTTCCTGGGACGACTGCAAACCGAGCGAGACAAAGCCCGTGTCCTCGATGGCCTCGAAAGCGTTGCCGGTTCTACGGGAACATCATTTGACCGGGGCGAAATGGGGCAAATCCTTTCCGGCCTCGGCAGTCGGAAATTCCTGCTGCATAATGTGCACGAAGATCATCCCGTCGTGTTTCAAACTCGCTGGGCACTTTCCTATTTACGCGGCCCACTCACCCGCCAGCAAATCTCGGAACTGATGAGCGAGCGCAAAGCCGCCTTGCCCTCACCATCAAAGAAGTCTCCCGCATCAACTCATCCAGCAATCTCGACTTCAGTCGAGTCGATGTCTGTCAGTCTCGCTCCCAGCATTTCCGATTCCATCACACAAAGATATCTGGCTGTCGCCAAACCTTTGCCCCCTCATGCCAAACTGATTTATCAGCCCGGTTTGCTCGGCATGGCCAAAGTCCATTACGTCGATTCCAAAGCCGATGTCGATCTCTGGAAAGAAGCCGCCCTGATCGTACCTGAATATTTCGAGAATACGATCGATGTCTGGGACGAGTGCGACATTCACTGGTCGCCCGATCTCGAATTTGATTCCTCAGCCGATAGTGTCGCACTCTATCCGGAAATCTCTCAGGATTTGACGAAGTACAACAACTTCCGTTCCTGGCGAAAACAATTGCGGGATTACATTTATCGTGATGTCACTCTCCCACTGTGGACTTCGGAAGATAAGAAAGTCTATTCGACTCCCAAGGAGTCCGAGTCTGGCTTCCGGTTACGGGTCGCACAGGAGTTGCGGGATCTCAACGATCTGGAGATCGAAAAACTGAAAGCGAAATACAAATCCAAATTCCAGACGGCCAGGGATCGCGTCATTCGAGCCGAAGAACGCGTTAAGAAAGAGGAAGCCCAATATAAAGAACAATCGTATCTCTCGTTTGTTTCGATCGGCCAATCGATTCTGGGAGCCTTGCTGGGCCGGAAGATTGCTTCGCGTACAAACGTCTCCAAAGGAGCAACCGCCATGCGAAGTGCAGGTCGTGTCGTTAAAGAGAAAGGCGAGATCGAAACCGCCAAACAAAAGATGGAACAGGAACAGGAAAAACTACACCAACTCGAAGAAGAGTTCGATGCCGAGGTCGATCAACTGGAAAAGCGAATCAACCCCGAGCAACTCAAGCTGAAAAGCTACCCTGTTCGCCCACGAAAGTCAGATATCAATGTCGCCGATGTGGCCCTCTTGTGGATGCCTTATGCAAGAAATGAAACGGGCTCGCTCGAACCTTTGTTTTCATTTGCAACGTCATGA
- a CDS encoding AAA family ATPase: MSLLTDSINDIRDRLQAGESLLFLQTDDEPRWIEALTSFAHGEGKRLVIWSLSEGLHCEAAGSHPDLQDPVAFLDAIPTLPENSIVLAKDLHHFVNDAPVIRRLLDQSQRISATPLLAMGPEFELPNSLAKATTLMHMPLPDFQEVEGCLQEAMARQPGKISISEDYSQRMIKAVIGLSLHQARRAFNRVLAGRTDLGEEAMTQLVAEKKQLLQGSDLLEFHDLDETADDIGGLNELKDWITRRAKAFSPEAQKKQVGQPKGVLLLGVQGCGKSLSARVIARQLSFPLIRLDFGNLLHAGRGTSEQNLREVLRMMDSIAPAVLWIEELDKGFAGLESESGDKDAALMRMFGLFLTWMQEHKSPIFVVATANAIESLPPELLRRGRFDELFFIDLPNFHERKHIYQIHLSKRNCDPAEFDLEELADKTEGYSGSEIEQIVNSAVIDAFTRDRTPNQKDILDTADSIVPLSITMEEKIFNLREWARSRCRPATPDSRVFRMIEDEHRKGELVKEEDEFPDPWIEHLQAGDLSRGVLEFVRASDFVVFSKLQDVLSKTIEVKGNSSLVLESDTNCVVWQGLEKALAEGIAKYINSKRLFLNPVEVSYYQKLGKVLKLPVLRELREKRLPREVWFPCVLRIMPPQEGSGRLRSVTVIEEA; the protein is encoded by the coding sequence ATGTCGCTACTTACAGATTCCATCAATGATATTCGCGATCGCCTGCAGGCGGGGGAATCGCTGTTGTTTCTTCAGACCGATGACGAGCCTCGCTGGATTGAGGCGCTGACCAGTTTTGCTCATGGCGAAGGGAAACGGCTCGTCATCTGGTCGCTGAGTGAGGGCCTGCATTGCGAGGCTGCGGGATCACATCCTGACTTGCAGGATCCGGTTGCATTTCTCGATGCGATTCCAACACTGCCCGAGAATTCGATCGTGCTTGCGAAGGACCTGCATCACTTTGTGAACGATGCCCCGGTGATTCGACGTTTGCTCGATCAGAGCCAACGCATCTCGGCGACGCCGTTGTTGGCCATGGGGCCGGAATTTGAATTGCCGAACTCACTGGCCAAAGCAACTACGTTGATGCACATGCCGTTGCCGGATTTTCAGGAAGTGGAGGGCTGTCTGCAGGAAGCGATGGCCCGACAACCGGGAAAGATTTCCATCTCGGAGGATTATTCTCAGCGAATGATTAAAGCGGTTATCGGACTCTCGCTTCATCAGGCTCGCCGGGCTTTCAATCGCGTACTGGCAGGACGGACCGATCTGGGCGAAGAGGCAATGACACAACTGGTTGCAGAAAAGAAACAGTTGCTGCAGGGATCGGATCTACTCGAATTCCACGACCTCGATGAAACGGCCGATGATATTGGTGGTTTGAATGAACTGAAGGACTGGATCACACGGCGTGCGAAAGCATTCAGTCCCGAAGCTCAGAAGAAGCAGGTTGGGCAACCGAAGGGAGTGTTGCTATTGGGTGTGCAGGGGTGTGGGAAAAGCTTGTCGGCTCGCGTAATTGCCCGTCAGCTCAGCTTTCCATTGATCCGGCTTGATTTCGGAAATCTATTACATGCCGGTCGAGGAACTTCGGAGCAGAATCTGCGAGAAGTGTTGCGGATGATGGACAGCATCGCCCCGGCTGTGTTGTGGATTGAAGAACTGGATAAAGGCTTTGCCGGGCTGGAATCGGAAAGTGGAGACAAGGATGCGGCGTTGATGCGCATGTTCGGACTGTTCCTAACTTGGATGCAGGAGCACAAATCGCCAATCTTTGTGGTAGCGACGGCGAACGCGATTGAAAGTCTGCCTCCGGAACTGTTGAGGCGTGGGCGTTTCGATGAGTTATTCTTTATCGACCTGCCGAATTTTCATGAGCGTAAACACATCTATCAAATTCACCTCTCGAAGCGAAATTGCGATCCGGCTGAATTCGACCTGGAAGAACTGGCCGATAAGACCGAAGGCTACAGCGGCTCGGAAATTGAGCAGATTGTAAATTCAGCCGTGATCGATGCCTTTACTCGTGATCGTACGCCTAATCAGAAAGACATCCTCGACACAGCCGATTCGATTGTGCCGTTGTCGATTACGATGGAAGAGAAAATCTTCAATCTCCGCGAATGGGCTCGCTCGCGCTGTCGCCCGGCGACTCCCGATAGCCGTGTCTTCCGCATGATTGAAGATGAACATCGCAAGGGAGAACTGGTCAAGGAAGAGGACGAGTTTCCAGATCCCTGGATCGAACATTTACAAGCCGGCGATTTGAGTCGGGGCGTGCTGGAATTTGTACGAGCGTCCGACTTCGTCGTCTTCTCGAAACTCCAGGATGTATTATCCAAAACGATTGAAGTGAAAGGGAACAGTAGTCTGGTGCTGGAATCGGATACGAATTGTGTCGTCTGGCAGGGACTTGAGAAAGCACTGGCTGAGGGGATTGCCAAGTACATCAACAGTAAACGCCTCTTTCTGAATCCGGTCGAAGTTTCGTACTATCAGAAACTCGGGAAGGTTTTAAAACTGCCCGTGCTACGGGAACTGCGGGAAAAACGCTTGCCTCGGGAAGTCTGGTTTCCGTGTGTGTTGCGGATCATGCCACCACAGGAAGGGAGTGGACGGTTGAGAAGTGTGACGGTGATTGAGGAAGCGTAA
- a CDS encoding SpoVR family protein, translating to MSISTYRPLPDDIRAIQDEMEKVAASYGLDFYETIFEMLDYEELSRFAAYGGFPIRYPHWRFGAQFDELMKGYSYGLQKIYEMVINTDPCYAYLLNCNSMTDQKLVIAHVYGHCDFFKNNAWFSKTNRRMLDQLANHAARINRYIDRYGHEAVEEFIDSCLSIEDLIDPYSPHIVRSVKQRKQPSDAGDEEPETNDRRFRAKDYMDSFVNPQEVLDQERSQQQEEYQRQHVNRSFPAEPVRDVLQFLIEHGQLREWQRDVLSIIREEAYYFAPQGQTKIMNEGWASYWHTTIMTNHGLTDAEVIDYADHHSGTMATSPTRLNPYKLGIELFRDIEERWNRGQFGSEWDNCDDVEVRDHWDKKLGLGREKIFEVRRIHNDITFIDTFLTEDFCRRHRMFSFAYNDEEKTYEIESREFKDVKQHLLRNLTNYGRPQIRVIDGNYRNRGELYLQHQFAGIELKLDDAEDTLHNVQKLWGRPVNLETVIDETLHLLTFDGQTHRRSPLTKNETFTLTN from the coding sequence ATGAGCATCAGCACCTATCGCCCATTGCCGGATGACATTCGTGCCATTCAGGATGAAATGGAGAAAGTCGCCGCCAGCTATGGGCTCGACTTCTACGAAACGATTTTCGAGATGCTCGATTACGAAGAACTGAGCCGGTTTGCTGCATATGGCGGCTTTCCGATTCGCTATCCTCACTGGCGATTCGGGGCTCAGTTCGATGAACTGATGAAAGGCTATTCATATGGTCTGCAGAAGATTTACGAAATGGTCATCAATACCGATCCCTGCTATGCCTATTTGCTCAACTGCAATTCGATGACCGATCAGAAACTGGTCATCGCGCACGTGTACGGGCACTGCGACTTCTTTAAGAACAACGCCTGGTTTTCAAAAACGAACCGCCGCATGCTCGATCAACTGGCCAATCACGCGGCGAGAATCAATCGGTATATTGACCGTTACGGACATGAAGCCGTTGAGGAATTCATCGACTCGTGTCTGTCGATTGAGGATTTGATCGATCCGTATTCGCCGCACATCGTGAGATCGGTGAAGCAGAGAAAGCAGCCGAGCGATGCGGGTGATGAGGAGCCGGAAACAAACGATCGCCGATTTCGAGCCAAGGACTATATGGATTCCTTTGTCAATCCGCAGGAAGTGCTTGATCAGGAACGATCGCAGCAGCAGGAAGAATATCAACGTCAGCATGTTAACCGTTCTTTCCCAGCTGAGCCGGTGCGGGATGTGCTGCAGTTTCTGATTGAGCATGGCCAGTTGCGGGAATGGCAGCGGGATGTCCTTTCGATTATCCGAGAGGAGGCTTACTACTTTGCACCGCAAGGGCAGACGAAAATCATGAACGAAGGCTGGGCCAGTTACTGGCATACGACCATCATGACGAATCACGGTCTGACCGATGCCGAAGTGATCGACTATGCCGACCATCATTCCGGCACGATGGCAACGAGTCCGACTCGATTGAATCCTTACAAACTGGGGATCGAGCTTTTTCGCGATATCGAAGAACGCTGGAACCGTGGACAGTTTGGTTCGGAATGGGACAACTGCGATGATGTTGAAGTTCGGGATCACTGGGATAAAAAACTCGGTCTCGGTCGTGAGAAGATTTTTGAAGTTCGCCGGATTCATAACGACATTACATTCATCGATACTTTTCTGACCGAAGACTTCTGCCGTCGGCATCGCATGTTTTCCTTTGCGTATAACGATGAAGAGAAAACCTACGAAATTGAATCCAGAGAGTTCAAAGATGTGAAACAGCACCTGCTGCGAAATCTGACGAACTACGGTCGTCCTCAAATTCGTGTGATCGATGGCAATTATCGCAACAGGGGCGAACTCTATCTGCAGCATCAGTTCGCGGGCATCGAATTGAAACTCGATGATGCCGAGGACACGCTGCACAATGTCCAGAAACTCTGGGGACGTCCGGTGAATCTGGAAACGGTCATTGATGAAACACTTCATCTGTTGACTTTTGACGGCCAGACTCATCGTCGTTCGCCATTGACGAAGAATGAAACTTTTACGCTTACGAACTGA
- a CDS encoding DUF444 family protein, whose protein sequence is MTQNIDKDLQRFKQIVRGKVRGNLRKYITHGEMLGRKGREVVSIPVPNIEIPHFRHGKKGSGGSGQGEGEVGQSLGPGEPEEGTGEAGNEAGRHIREVEVPLEELAAMLGEELVLPNIIPKGAETLVSQKDRYNSVRQVGPDSLRHFKRTYKKALKRQIATGQYNPSKPMVVPNRDDTVYKSWTTISEPQANAVILYLMDISGSMGEEQKEIVRTTAFWINAWISSQYNGLQKRYIVHDAMAHEVDEETFFRIRESGGTRISSAYGKAIQVLEQSYPVEDWNIYIFQFSDGDNWGDDNRECLNMLKDKLLPVCNLFCYGQVESPYGSGEYVRELMGLEDSWNNVALSLIEDKQGIYECIKDFLGTGK, encoded by the coding sequence ATGACGCAAAACATCGACAAAGACCTGCAGCGGTTTAAGCAGATCGTTCGGGGGAAGGTACGCGGGAATCTCCGCAAGTACATTACCCACGGCGAAATGCTCGGCCGTAAGGGGCGAGAAGTCGTCAGCATTCCTGTGCCCAATATCGAGATTCCGCATTTTCGTCACGGCAAGAAAGGCTCGGGCGGTTCCGGTCAGGGAGAAGGCGAAGTTGGTCAGTCACTGGGTCCAGGTGAACCGGAGGAGGGAACGGGCGAAGCCGGTAATGAAGCTGGCCGACATATCCGCGAAGTCGAAGTGCCCCTTGAAGAATTAGCAGCCATGCTGGGCGAAGAACTGGTATTGCCGAACATCATTCCGAAAGGAGCAGAGACGCTTGTCAGTCAGAAGGATCGCTATAACTCGGTGCGTCAGGTGGGGCCGGATTCTCTGCGTCACTTCAAACGAACTTACAAAAAGGCGCTCAAACGCCAGATCGCAACAGGACAATACAACCCCAGCAAACCGATGGTCGTGCCGAACCGGGACGATACCGTTTACAAAAGCTGGACAACCATTTCCGAACCTCAGGCCAATGCCGTCATTTTGTATTTGATGGATATCTCAGGCTCGATGGGAGAAGAACAGAAGGAGATTGTCCGCACCACCGCGTTCTGGATCAATGCCTGGATTTCCTCGCAATACAACGGCTTGCAGAAGCGCTACATCGTGCATGATGCGATGGCTCACGAAGTCGATGAAGAAACATTTTTCCGCATCCGCGAGAGCGGGGGCACACGAATTTCCTCAGCTTATGGCAAAGCGATTCAGGTTCTCGAACAGAGTTATCCCGTCGAGGACTGGAACATCTACATTTTTCAGTTTTCCGATGGCGATAACTGGGGCGATGACAATCGCGAGTGTCTGAACATGCTGAAAGACAAACTGTTGCCGGTCTGCAATCTGTTCTGTTACGGGCAGGTCGAAAGTCCCTACGGTTCCGGCGAATACGTTCGGGAACTGATGGGGCTTGAAGACTCCTGGAACAACGTCGCGCTCTCATTGATCGAAGACAAGCAAGGCATTTACGAATGCATTAAGGATTTCCTCGGCACGGGGAAGTGA